In Rhizobium sp. BT04, the following proteins share a genomic window:
- the hutH gene encoding histidine ammonia-lyase translates to MTITLHPGSVSLKDLEIIYWTGEPAKLDPAFDAGIAKAAARIAEIAAGNAPVYGINTGFGKLASIKIDSADVATLQRNLILSHCCGVGAPLPDNIVRLIMALKLVSLGRGASGVRLELVRLIEGMLEKGVIPLIPEKGSVGASGDLAPLAHMAAVMMGEAEAFFAGERLSGAEALERAGLNPVVLAAKEGLALINGTQTSTALALAGLFRAHRAAQAALITGAMSTDAAMGSSAPFHPDIHTLRGHKGQIDTAAALRSLLENSVIRQSHIEGDERVQDPYCIRCQPQVDGACLDLLRSVARTLEIEANAVTDNPLVLSDNSVVSGGNFHAEPVAFAADQIALAVCEIGAISQRRIALLVDPTLSYGLPAFLAKKPGLNSGLMIAEVTSAALMSENKQMSHPASVDSTPTSANQEDHVSMACHGARRLLAMTENLFAIIGIEALTAAQGVELRAPLSTSPELLKAITTIRSKVPSLDIDRYMAKDLEAAAQLVATGVLNGSVSTGILPVLEG, encoded by the coding sequence ATGACCATTACGCTCCATCCCGGCTCCGTCTCGCTCAAGGATCTGGAAATCATCTATTGGACCGGCGAGCCGGCAAAGCTCGATCCCGCCTTCGATGCCGGGATCGCCAAAGCCGCCGCCCGCATTGCCGAGATCGCCGCCGGCAATGCCCCGGTCTACGGCATCAATACCGGCTTCGGCAAACTCGCCTCGATCAAGATCGACAGCGCCGATGTCGCCACCCTGCAGCGCAATCTCATCCTGTCGCATTGCTGCGGCGTCGGCGCGCCGCTGCCTGACAATATCGTCCGGCTGATCATGGCGCTGAAGCTGGTCTCGCTCGGGCGCGGTGCCTCCGGCGTGCGGCTGGAACTGGTGCGGCTAATCGAGGGCATGCTGGAAAAAGGCGTCATCCCGCTGATCCCGGAAAAGGGCTCGGTCGGCGCCTCCGGCGATCTTGCGCCGCTCGCCCATATGGCGGCGGTGATGATGGGCGAGGCCGAAGCCTTCTTCGCCGGCGAACGGCTCTCGGGCGCCGAGGCGCTCGAACGGGCCGGGCTGAATCCGGTCGTGCTCGCCGCCAAGGAAGGTCTGGCGCTGATCAACGGCACCCAGACCTCGACGGCGCTGGCGCTGGCCGGCCTGTTCCGCGCCCATCGCGCTGCCCAGGCGGCGCTGATCACCGGCGCCATGTCCACCGATGCGGCCATGGGCTCTTCGGCGCCCTTCCACCCGGATATTCACACGCTGCGCGGCCATAAGGGCCAGATCGACACGGCGGCAGCGCTTCGCAGCCTGCTCGAAAATTCCGTCATTCGCCAGAGCCATATCGAGGGCGACGAGCGGGTGCAGGATCCCTATTGCATCCGCTGCCAGCCGCAGGTCGACGGCGCCTGCCTCGATCTGCTGCGCTCGGTCGCCCGCACGCTGGAGATCGAAGCCAATGCGGTCACCGACAATCCGCTGGTGCTGTCGGACAATTCCGTTGTCTCAGGCGGCAACTTCCACGCCGAACCCGTCGCCTTCGCCGCCGACCAGATCGCGCTTGCCGTCTGCGAGATCGGCGCGATTTCGCAGCGCCGCATCGCGCTGCTGGTCGATCCCACCCTCTCCTACGGCCTGCCGGCCTTCCTCGCCAAGAAGCCGGGCTTGAACTCCGGCCTGATGATCGCCGAGGTCACCTCGGCGGCGCTGATGTCGGAGAACAAGCAGATGTCGCACCCGGCCTCGGTCGATTCAACGCCGACCTCGGCCAACCAGGAAGACCATGTCTCCATGGCCTGCCACGGCGCCCGCCGCCTGCTTGCCATGACCGAGAACCTGTTCGCCATCATCGGCATCGAGGCGCTGACCGCCGCCCAAGGCGTGGAACTGCGCGCGCCGCTCTCGACGAGCCCCGAGCTTTTGAAGGCGATCACGACGATCCGCAGCAAGGTGCCGAGCCTCGACATCGACCGCTACATGGCAAAGGACCTTGAGGCAGCCGCCCAGCTGGTGGCAACGGGCGTGCTGAACGGTTCGGTTTCGACTGGCATATTGCCGGTATTGGAGGGTTGA
- the hutI gene encoding imidazolonepropionase has product MTGNNFSEETPSADVRPVLWRNARLATLAPAQTGLGIVEKGALLTENGHIVFAGAESDLPASAIERSEIVDLEGRWVTPGLVDCHTHIVHGGNRAREFEMRLAGASYEEIARAGGGIVSSVKATNALSVEELVAEALPRLDTLLAEGVTTIEIKSGYGLNRSGEVKMLQSARLLGHVRQVRVATSYLGAHATPVEYKGRNGDYLDNVVLPGLDDMHNLGLADAVDGFCEGIAFSTAEITRVFDKAKALGLPVKLHAEQLSNLGGARLAASYGALSADHLEYLDEEGVAAMAASGTVAVLLPGAFYAIHEKQKPPVEALRRAGVPIAIATDCNPGTSPLTSMLLTMNMSATLFGLTVEECIAGATREGARALGLLDKTGTLEPGKSADLAVWNIESLAELVYRIGFNPLHTRVFKGERNGR; this is encoded by the coding sequence ATGACCGGGAACAATTTTTCAGAGGAAACCCCATCCGCCGACGTCAGGCCGGTGCTTTGGCGCAACGCCCGCCTGGCGACGCTTGCGCCGGCGCAAACGGGACTGGGCATTGTCGAAAAGGGCGCCCTGCTCACTGAAAACGGCCACATCGTCTTTGCCGGCGCCGAAAGCGACCTGCCGGCATCCGCCATCGAGCGGTCCGAGATCGTCGATCTCGAAGGGCGCTGGGTGACCCCCGGCCTTGTCGACTGCCACACCCATATCGTTCACGGCGGCAACCGCGCCCGCGAATTCGAGATGCGCCTTGCCGGCGCCAGCTATGAAGAAATCGCCCGCGCCGGCGGCGGCATCGTGTCCTCGGTAAAGGCAACCAATGCGCTGTCGGTCGAGGAGCTTGTCGCCGAGGCGCTGCCGCGGCTCGACACGCTGCTTGCCGAAGGTGTCACGACGATCGAGATCAAATCCGGCTACGGACTGAACCGAAGCGGCGAAGTGAAGATGCTGCAGAGCGCCCGCCTGCTCGGCCATGTCAGACAGGTGCGCGTCGCCACCAGCTATCTCGGCGCCCATGCGACGCCGGTGGAATATAAGGGCCGCAACGGCGATTATCTCGATAATGTCGTCCTGCCCGGTCTCGACGACATGCATAATCTCGGACTTGCCGATGCCGTCGACGGCTTCTGCGAGGGCATCGCCTTTTCGACGGCCGAAATCACCCGCGTCTTCGACAAGGCAAAGGCGCTTGGCCTGCCGGTCAAGCTGCATGCCGAGCAGCTCTCCAATCTCGGCGGCGCCAGGCTCGCTGCATCCTACGGCGCGCTTTCGGCCGATCACCTCGAATATCTCGACGAGGAGGGTGTTGCGGCAATGGCGGCTTCCGGCACCGTCGCGGTGCTGCTGCCCGGCGCCTTCTACGCCATCCATGAGAAGCAGAAGCCGCCGGTCGAAGCCTTGCGGCGGGCAGGCGTGCCGATCGCCATCGCCACCGACTGCAACCCCGGCACATCGCCGCTCACCTCGATGCTGCTCACCATGAACATGTCGGCGACGCTGTTCGGCCTCACGGTCGAGGAATGCATTGCCGGCGCCACCCGCGAGGGCGCCCGCGCACTCGGTCTGCTCGACAAGACCGGCACGCTCGAGCCCGGCAAATCCGCCGACCTCGCCGTCTGGAATATCGAAAGCCTCGCCGAGCTCGTCTACCGCATCGGCTTCAACCCGCTTCATACACGCGTCTTCAAGGGCGAAAGGAACGGTCGATGA